The nucleotide sequence TCTTCCCCATCGAAGGCGGCGTAGCCGTCAGCGCCCGCTCCCAGGGCGACATCAACGTCCAGGTAATATTGGAAGAACTCGGCGGCGGCGGCCACCAGACCGTGGCCGGAGCCCAGCTCAAAGGCGCCAACATCGAAGACGCCAAGAGCCGCGTTACCGCGCTCGTCGCCAAGTACATCAAGGAGAGTGACAGCCGTGAAACTAATCCTCCAACAAGAAGTTAAAAACCTCGGCAAGAAAGGCGACGTCATAGAGGCATCCGAAGGCTACGCCCGCAACTTCCTGCTACCCAAGAAACTCGCCATCCCCGCCACCGCCGGCAACGTCAACGCCGTCCAGCAGCAGAAAGAAAACGACGCCCGCAAAGCCAAACGCCTCCTCGACGAAGCCCGGCTCTACGCCGCCCAGTTCGCCAAGCTCAAAGTCACCGTCGCCGTTAAAACCGGCGAAGGCGGCCGCCTGTTCGGCTCGGTCACCAGCAAAGACATCGCCGACGCCCTCAAAGACCAGCACGGCGTCGACCTCGACAAACGCAAAATCGAACTCAAGGACGCCATCAAAGCCCTCGGCGTCTACCCGGTAACCGTCAAGCTGCATCCGGAGGTGTCGACCCAGATAGAGGTTCAGGTCACCGCCCAGTAATTTTCCCAGACCGCCCAGCAACCCCCATCTGCGTTGTTGTTCCACCGGGCGCTTGCTAGCGTACGACCCGAGTACGCGTCGCCGCACGCCCGGCGGAGCCGCCTAGCATCTGGGGGCTTCTGAACGGTCTGGGAGTCGCCTGATTCGGGACTCCTATCACGAACCCGAAAGGACTAAGCAATGAAGAACTTCTTTAACAAATTCATCCCCCACCGGCCGGCTGACGCCCGCGACACGGCTGTCGAACAGCTCAAGCGGCAGGTCGCCTCCCTCTACGGTCTCTATTCCGGTCTCATCGGCTCCGAAAAAGTCGTCCTCAAAGCAGGCAAACTCGACGCCCTCGACCTGCTGCGTTCCGATAGCCTCCCCGAACGCGTCCTGGCCCTCCAGAAACTCGTCTTCGAAGACCCCACCGTAAGCAAGCTCCCCACCCTCGACGAAATCCCCGCCATCCTCGAAGAGATCGAGGACGAGCTCGCCGACCTCATGGCCCGCCGGGCGGTGGAAGACAAGCTCGAAAAGAAGATCGCCGACAGGATGGAAGAGCGCCACCGCGAATACGTCCAGGAAATCAAAATGCAAGTCCTCAAAGAAGAAGAAGAGAACGTCGAGACCCCCCAGACGCTGAAAAAATACGCCATCCTCGAAAAACTCGAACAGAAGAAACTCACTAAATCGGCCATGGAGCAGCTCCGCCCCGGCGCCTTGGGGGAAATCGTCGGTCAGGAGCGGGCCATCGAAGCACTCCGCGCCAAACTCGCCTCCCCCTACCCCCAGCACCTCATCCTTTACGGGCCGCCCGGCGTAGGCAAAACCACCGCCGCCCGCCTCGTCCTCGAAGAAGCAAAAAAACTCAAATTCACCCCCTTCGCCAAGGACGCCGCCTTTGTCGAAGTCGACGGCACCACCCTCAGA is from Sporomusaceae bacterium and encodes:
- the rplI gene encoding 50S ribosomal protein L9, translating into MKLILQQEVKNLGKKGDVIEASEGYARNFLLPKKLAIPATAGNVNAVQQQKENDARKAKRLLDEARLYAAQFAKLKVTVAVKTGEGGRLFGSVTSKDIADALKDQHGVDLDKRKIELKDAIKALGVYPVTVKLHPEVSTQIEVQVTAQ